One Halalkalicoccus jeotgali B3 genomic window, ACCCACAGCCAACACTGCCGGAGAACGGAGCCATCGTTTTCGTCTATGACGATGGGGCAATGGAGGACTACACGCAGGCATTACCCGCTCACAAGGCATTCGATGCACCTGCGACAACCGGGATTGTGAGCGAGTGGGTTGGGACATCGGGCTACATGGATACCGAGGAGTTAGACGAGTTAGTCGAGGCAGGTTGGGAGATTGCCAGCCATACCAAGGAGCATCGTCCACTCGCGTCGTTTCCGCTCACGGAAGACACCAATCACAGTGATACCATTGTGTCGGCGGAGGGCTATCGACACGGCCATCATGAGGGTGAAACGGTTGAAATCACTGATGGTGAGACGAAGGTGCTTCGAGAGATTGCAGGTCTTGCCGGTGAGCCTGGCGAGCGTCGGGTCAAACTTACCGAGCCGGTTGACGAACATTTCCATGCTGGCGAAACCGAGATTCATTATCCTGCTGCTGTGATGCATGAGGCAGTGGACGACTCGAAGAAAGCACTTGAAGAGATGGGATATGACGTTTCGACCATACTGGCTCCGTATGATGTGTATTCGGGTTACTCGAATCTCTTTGTGAAGGAGCAGTATGACGGCGTAGCGAATGCCGAACATGGGTCACGTATCAACCATCCTGACGAGTACGACCCGTATGAGACGCAGCGAGACTATTTCATCGAGTTCACAGACAAGAAGTCGGTCAAGCATGACCTAGATAAGATTGCTGA contains:
- a CDS encoding polysaccharide deacetylase family protein — translated: MKGRRPTRRGVLQNVFGIGLFSWFISKIKQLFGVQSDSGRKSPEEMTTENKPLHADQEQAKEPKEEEEDPQPTLPENGAIVFVYDDGAMEDYTQALPAHKAFDAPATTGIVSEWVGTSGYMDTEELDELVEAGWEIASHTKEHRPLASFPLTEDTNHSDTIVSAEGYRHGHHEGETVEITDGETKVLREIAGLAGEPGERRVKLTEPVDEHFHAGETEIHYPAAVMHEAVDDSKKALEEMGYDVSTILAPYDVYSGYSNLFVKEQYDGVANAEHGSRINHPDEYDPYETQRDYFIEFTDKKSVKHDLDKIADDALLGVVGAHSFKDEVNEESIQEMLEWVEERDIETMTLREAIETYD